A genomic segment from Syntrophotalea acetylenivorans encodes:
- a CDS encoding TfoX/Sxy family protein has product MPVSDAFLNYLLDQFNRWGHVTARKMFGGAGLYRDDKMFGLVADDVAYLKVDDSNRDGFVQAGSRPFKPYPSKPTVMSYYEIPPEVLEQPEELIKWAERYWAIPGKKKRQN; this is encoded by the coding sequence ATGCCTGTCTCCGATGCATTCCTTAACTATCTTCTCGATCAGTTTAACCGTTGGGGGCACGTCACCGCTCGCAAGATGTTTGGTGGTGCCGGGCTGTATCGTGACGACAAAATGTTCGGTCTGGTTGCTGACGACGTTGCCTACCTGAAGGTCGATGATTCGAATCGGGACGGTTTTGTGCAAGCCGGGTCTCGCCCCTTCAAGCCGTATCCGAGCAAACCAACGGTCATGTCCTATTACGAGATTCCTCCCGAAGTTCTTGAGCAACCGGAAGAACTGATTAAGTGGGCGGAGCGTTATTGGGCTATTCCAGGCAAGAAAAAAAGGCAAAATTAA